Proteins encoded in a region of the Watersipora subatra chromosome 5, tzWatSuba1.1, whole genome shotgun sequence genome:
- the LOC137397234 gene encoding LOW QUALITY PROTEIN: uncharacterized protein (The sequence of the model RefSeq protein was modified relative to this genomic sequence to represent the inferred CDS: inserted 1 base in 1 codon; substituted 1 base at 1 genomic stop codon), translated as MASNVPVLSGKAEAFVERLESYFIIQGTADDKKKHILIMGLQESQYETLSDLTAPDKPKDKSFDQLKALLVPHFGXVXNKMVERAKFCKVRRGNEESMSDFVVRLRAQAKTCEFAATLEENIVEQFRIGVNSRSVRDRIGAMPNEKQSDLKELITVAQQVEIDEKMDKMSVSEPETVSAVGGARHREYNNKNKVNGDPMNERTCFRCNRKGHLSTSKLCPATSPSIVKERQYGLQ; from the exons ATGGCAAGTAATGTGCCAGTACTTAGCGGCAAGGCAGAGGCCTTTGTTGAAAGACTGGAAAGTTATTTCATTATCCAGGGAACTGCGGATGACAAGAAAAAGCATATACTTATCATGGGTCTACAGGAAAGCCAGTATGAGACGCTGTCGGATCTTACGGCACCGGATAAACCAAAGGATAAGTCGTTCGACCAGTTGAAAGCCCTTCTTGTGCCTCACTTTG GTGTCTAAAACAAGATGGTGGAGAGGGCGAAGTTTTGCAAGGTGAGAAGAGGTAACGAAGAGTCAATGAGTGACTTTGTTGTCAGGTTGAGAGCTCAGGCTAAAACATGTGAATTTGCTGCAACGTTAGAAGAGAATATTGTGGAACAATTCCGTATAGGAGTAAACAGCAGATCGGTTAGAGACAGAATTGGAGCTATGCCAAATGAAAAACAGTCAGATTTGAAGGAATTGATAACGGTGGCACAGCAAGTGGAGATAGATGAAAAGATGGATAAAATGTCAGTTAGCGAGCCAGAGACTGTTTCCGCTGTGGGTGGTGCAAGGCACAGAGAATACAACAACAAGAACAAAGTGAACGGTGATCCTATGAATGAGAGAACGTGCTTCAGGTGCAATAGGAAAGGACATCTCAGTACCAGCAAACTATGCCCAGCTACAAGTC CAAGTATTGTAAAAGAAAGGCAATACGGTCTACAGTAG
- the LOC137397235 gene encoding uncharacterized protein, whose protein sequence is MRTKLPALDVEHDPTIYDKAKDNDALSKTKNKIYADDCRQAKDSDIEVGDKVIVRKEKKGKLDANYEKESHTVIGKQGSDIVCENSRGKTVRRNSTFVKVLPLGTSASEQKACQPNTSGNSGGSAGIAVGSPGGSMPPRRSSRCVKPPDRYGDYVVHALVGTREY, encoded by the coding sequence ATGAGAACAAAACTTCCTGCACTAGACGTTGAACATGATCCCACCATTTATGATAAGGCGAAAGATAATGACGCTCTTTCTAAGACCAAGAACAAAATTTATGCTGATGACTGTAGACAAGCAAAAGATAGTGACATTGAAGTAGGAGATAAGGTTATTGTTAGGAAAGAAAAGAAAGGAAAGCTAGATGCAAACTATGAGAAAGAAAGCCATACAGTGATAGGGAAGCAAGGTTCGGATATAGTTTGTGAAAATAGTAGAGGAAAGACAGTGCGACGCAACTCCACCTTTGTAAAAGTCTTGCCTTTGGGCACAAGTGCTTCTGAACAAAAAGCATGTCAACCTAACACGTCTGGCAACAGCGGCGGGTCTGCTGGCATTGCTGTGGGTTCTCCAGGAGGGTCAATGCCTCCGCGACGGTCTTCGCGATGCGTTAAACCTCCGGATAGATATGGCGACTACGTGGTCCATGCACTGGTTGGGACAAGGGAATACTAG